The following DNA comes from Magnolia sinica isolate HGM2019 chromosome 18, MsV1, whole genome shotgun sequence.
GCTAAGTTAGTCAAGGACTTCGTTTCTAATGGTGTCGATGGCATATGGAATGATATGAACGAACCTGCTGTTTTCAAGGTATGGCTCATAACTCTTCAATGGTAACTTGCATTTTGGTTTTGGTGTTCATGGTTTGagttctaacttttttttttccctcagaCTACAACAAAAACAATGCCAACCAGCAATATCCACAATGGAGATACTGAAGTTGGTGGTTGTCAGAATCACTCttattatcacaatgtaatattTTTCAACTTCAGTGATGCATTTTAGAGCAAATGACATCCTATATTTGATGTCAGTTGTAGATATTCATTTCATTATTCACTTTCCAACCAGGAGTTGAAAAATCTGAAAGCACTGATGAAAAATACACTCCTAGGTGGTAGCTATTGTTGATTATATTATGAACTTTTGTCTTAGTTTCACTTTCATGTTAGGTCTACGGCATGCTTATGGCAAGGTCTACATTTGAAGGAATGAAAATGGCTGCTGGTAAGAAACGCCCCTTTGTTCTCACTAGAGCTGGGTTTATAGGTAGCCAGAGGTATGCTGCAACATGGACTGGAGATAACCTATCAAATTGGGAGCATCTACACATGAGTATATCCATGGTGCTTCAATTGGTAAGGGGATTCTCCTTTTTCTAAGATTGAAGATGCACCCTACGTTTCAGTATAGGGCTCCAGGTTTTTATGAACGGTGGTACTTCATCTTATTTAGAATTATGATGTCTAATTGGTTCTGTTGACTGACCATGATGGACGGTGATGATCTCATATGTGGCCTATGTCACATGGAGATTATGGTTTCTGTTGTTTTATTATATTTTCCTCTTTAGTTCTTAAAGGTGATGAGTTAGAATAGAGTTTAAGTTAATGGACTTTAATTCCTTTTTACTTCTTCTCATGTTCTCTGTTTCTCAATCTCACTCATGGAAAAGGTTCAGATCTGAGTAGTGGATTTATTCTTAAAGATATTCTAGTTCTCTTCATAGCTGTTTTTAACTCTTGCTCTCTGCTGAGCAGGTGCTAGGTTGTTTTTCATTCATTTGGAAGTTTGTTGATATTATTCTTTATTTTGCTGCAATCTGGAAAGTTCTCGGTTGATATTATTCTAGGAAAGAAACATGCAAGTAGAAGGATAAATGAGACCTGTTATCTTTGGAAGGAGTGAGAATAGCATGCAACTGAAAGTAGTACAGAATATGGAGCAAGATAATGATACTTTTTATTGACTAAAAAAGAGTGAACCTATTCAGTTGGTTTTGGAAACATGGAGCTATCTGCCATCCATTCAGTCTCTTGTGTTCTTGCGTGTCTTGGCTTGGTTTTGGGTTTTCTAgcaatgtattttttaaatatgcttttatatatttaatGGTGTTTTTATTGTTTTCCTGCTTCTGATCAACTCAAACTTAGTTGTTCTTCAACTTCTGTTTAATGCATTCTTTTGTGAGTACTGCTTGTTGTAATATTCAGTCACGATAATGGTGTCAAGAGCATTTCATAGTCAGCATGATTCCCATTTCTAAGTAGCAATGTCTTTTTTCTGTTCAGGGACCCAGTGGTCAGCCATTATCTGGACCGGACATTGGTGGGTTTGCTGGAAATGCATCACCTAAGCTTTTTGGAAGATGGATGGCGGTGGGTGCTATGTTTCCTTTTTGCCGTGGGCATTCTGAAACTGGTACCATTGACCATGAGCCATGGTCTTTTGGTGAAGAGGTTTGTACTCATCTGTAATAAATGCCATATACTAATTGTTTTACTGGtttcaaattcaaatctctgtttttttcttttctttctttccttcttcttcttcttcttcttcttttttctggcAAATTTTTTAGTAAGCAATTCAAACGTCTAATCTAGATGAAATGGTTCTCGTCTTTTTCTTATCTGTTGACTGTTTGTATTATATGTGGGAGACACCGCATATTTATTGGCATTAATATCCTGCAGAGTAATTGATGCTCTATAATAAAGGTTGGACCTAGAACAAAAGGCATGACTGAAATCTTGAATTTGAAGGCCATATAGCCTATGTGGATCTTGTGCTACAGATTCACAAGTTATTGACACTTTGAATCGTGTGTGAGACAATTTTATTCatgaatcttctttttctttttctgcttgCCAGCTTATATTGGTTTCTTTGTTCattccatggtttatgtgttcTGAATTTGACTTGAACAACAAAAAATCTTGAGAAGTTTGCTTTATGTAAATGTTTGCATTTGTTGGCAAGGTTAAtccgtaacagtaatggtggccataacggtcaccTCCATTACCGATATAGGGGTGTAACAAACGTTATAAACActgtacggttgattttttattttttatttttttgcccgaaaattttggaaaaaaaaatctagaataatgtaaatattccaaatatgtattcattttttgttttgaacatgtttatagtaGTGTAACAatctactctttggtgagagttgTATTGGGTTGTTTGGTGAATTTATGGACATAGTCatatctctaatgtttacacatcataatcaagcattagaactaaaaactggaaaaaaaagaagaagaagaagaagcatataGTACCGCTTTTTAAAACTTTCTGAAAAAATGGCCTCAAAACTTCTATTCACTAAAATCACTCAAATCTATAGTTTTAaacctaaaaactatagtaaaaGTGGTCAAAATCTGTTATAGGATGATCtaggagattttttattttttatttgtaatgagaaaagtaaaaaatggatttaaatagaaaaaagtggttgtttaatgcaggggcattttcacactgggctcaagtggggtggcccgtgtgaagcgggggcacactcggggtaggcagactgtgtgaggcgggtggctcgtgtgaggcgagacccatgtgaattggggcccacgagggaggttcggCCGATGGCCTGACTTAGGCTATGagttaaagggattgatttgccacgctctattagttcgagcttttagagcaagtggttagttgtcctgcgtcaATAGCGGTATTAAAGttggaggtctcgtgttcgagtcTCCTCatcgggagtgattaatgcaggggcattttcacaccgggctcgagtagggtggcCTGTGTAAAGCGGAGGCATACttgaggtgggcggcccgtgtaaggcgggtggctcatgtgaagtggggccatgaggggggttcggccgagagcttgacctgggctatgagagggattgatttgccatgctctatcagttcgagcttttagagcaagttgtCTTGTgtcgctgttttttttttttgtcgttaCGGTGGTAACAGTCGTTATGCCCTATAATGGTTGATACAGTCCTAAAAAAACTGTCTCATTTCATCCCTTTATCATGTAACAGTCATTGCCGTTACCCATATGTATTGGCCTTTACAACTGTATCGTTACGGATGCAAAACACTTTTTTTGTTGGGTAACAAGAATTTGGAGCTCTACATTATCTCATGGTTCTTTAGTTTATTAGAAGTTGGGTCTATGCCTTTTGAGCGTCACTAAGTTTCTCTCGATATGCATCTTAGGGCCTTAGGCTATGTATCTAACTTGGATTCTAATGAAGGTTTTAGACAAAGGGACCCCTGATAAACCTACCATACCGTACAAATATATAATGATATTAGAAAAAAGAATTATTATATAAAATTTACTTCATATTTGTATAAGATATAAAATATTTGCGTATGATCTAGAAAATTACATCCATGTAACTAAAAATATGATAAGAACTGTGCACATATtacgatgtttttttttttttttttgaaaggtgaactGTGCACATAGTATGTAAATAGTAAACACTGCAAAAATAcaagaaaatataaattaagGTTTTTCTTAGTAGAAGTATTGACATGTGTCCAATAACTGTTTCCAATATGGGTGTTGGACATGACGTTTTTTTATGTGTTAGAGGTGTCCTTTTAAGTAGGGCTTAAATGAATGGCATGTGTATGTGCAGATATATTTTCAGGATGTTTGTTTCTAATTTTCTAAACTTCTTATACGTACGAGGGTATAGATGCATTTTGCAATGCTCTTAAGTTGTAGGTATCTTCAGTTCTGCTGGTCTAAGTTCTGTCAAGTTTAGCTCAAATGCATGCTTAACTTTCTTATCAGCATTGACCTTTTAGTGTGAAGAAGTATGTCGTCTGGCATTGTTGCGACGATACCGTCTTATACCACACATATATACTCTTTTCTATATGGCTCACACCAAGGGTACACCTGTTGCAGCTCCTACTTTTTTTGCTGGTatgcttcttcgtcttcttcttttttttttttttttttttacttctaaGAATTTGTTTTTACAGGATAGAACTTCAATTGAGTTTGGATTGTGGATTTGCACATTTTCAGAGTATTTGTTCTTTAACATCACACGCAGATCCAAAAGATCCTGGTTTGAGGAGAGTTGAAAATTCCTTCCTTTTGGGGCCACTCCTTGTATGTGCAAGGTACCTCAAAATTACTGTACCAGTTACTTCAGAGTTAAAAGTCCAGTCTTCTGCCTTGTGTCGTGTAAGATTGAAGTGCAAGACCTACATGGAAAACACAGAATATAATTTTGTGGTCTAACATGCGCTAAATTTCTGGCCTTGGCGAGCAGTTTGAAGTAATAAAATATCCTGGGTACAAATTATGCTTTGCATATGGATGTTGTTTAATTTCTTTGCCTAAGAAAATACAGTCGAATTTATACATTTATACTAATTACCTTGTTGGTATTGTCATCAGCACTGTTTGTGATAAAGGATCATATCAATTGCAGCATAAGTTGCCTGGCGGCATCTGGTTGCATTTTGATTTCGGCGACACGCATCCtgtaaatatttttaatcaaaaaGATTTGGTTCACCTGTAGAACTGATCATGATGCTGCAAATCATGACagttaataatgtttattttcccttTCCTGTGTTACTCAGGATTTACCAACACTATATTTGCGAGGTGGATCGATAATTCCTGTGGGTCCTCCTATTCAGCATGTTGGGGGAGCAAATGCAACTGATGACTTGTCGCTCTTTGTCGCGTTAGATGAATATGGTAATTTGTGGGTTATATTGCTTATGTAGGAATTATCATCACAATTGGCGACTTTTCCTCCATATTACTTGATTGTTTTCTAACTCAAATGTCAGTCCTCTTTAACAGTGAAGCTACCAGTACATTTTCCATACTGTTCTCTGTGATGATCATGATCATGGAGGGGCACTTTTATTCTCAATTTCTGTCATCTCACAGATTCTTACCTGAATCCATCcaatttatactttttattcctTGTGTAAGGATGTGGTTTGATGTGAATCTTTTCACTCCATGCACTTAATGTTCAGATATACCTGTTGCTAAAGAACTTTTCATTTTATCATAACTTATCCTGTATTCTAGCATTCTGAAGTTTGAGTAAATGATTGCATTAGACCATTTTATGTTCCTAGAGTTGTTTAGAAGGTGAATTTAGTGGTATTTGAGCAAGACTAAAatattatttccttttttttttttgatatttatAAATGGAAACAATAATCTACTAACACATGTTCCTCTATGGGAAGTTTCTATTAAAAGCTTGCTGTTCGATTACTGCACTAATCACACTCACAGTTAGCATATGGAACAGTTTCTTTTCAAAAGTAGAATTATGttgacttcaagaaatggcaTGCTTGATATGCTGTTTTTTCATGCTGACAACTGAAAGCAGACCAAGCATACGTGTAAAgtttcacttcattttcttcttttttgttcatTTAGTTTCGTTGCCTCACAAATCCCAGATTTCTGCATTGACAAACTTGTCTGGCAAAGAAGATTTGACTATTGACAATCTAGTGCTGCATACATTTTCATTTATTTAGCACTATTAACTTCTTTCCTTGTACAGGTAAAGGAGAAGGTGTTCTCTTCGAGGACGAGGGTGATGGATATGAATTTAATCAAGGGGGATACCTCTTGACCTATTATGTAGCTGAAGTTCAATCTTCAGTTGTTACGGTAAAGGTTTCCAAAACTGAAGGATCATGGAAGAGGCCAACACGTGGTCTACATGTTCATTTATTGATTGGAGGAGGTGCCAAGGTATATATTTGTTGAAAAGTGCAATGAATGGGGAATATAGCTATGAGCTAATAAACTCCTTTGAATTGGAAGTAACCCTTTGTGTTGTTTTGTCTTATTAATTGTTTTCCGTGAAGCTTGTTGCCTCGGGCACTGATGGAGAGGAGCTGAAGATTAAAATGCCTTCTGAAGCTGAAGTGTCTAACTTAGTAACGACAAATGAGAATCAGTACATAACACTTTTAGGTATTTTTATTTGTCTCCAAGACACCCGGAGATTATATGTGTGTGCCAGTTATTTCTGCCATGTGTTTAGTAAAGATTTGGACCATTTTGCCTATCCGATTTGATTTTGGAGGAAATGTTTTAGCAGATCATTTGCCAAGGGTATCCCAGACATAGAAGAGCTTCCAGGACAAAAAGGAGTAGAACTCTCAAAGACTCCTGTTGAACTGAAGAATGGTGATTGGTTTCTTAAAGTGGTGCCTTGGATTGGGGGTCGAATGATCTCCATGATGCATCTCCCTTCTGGTAATGTACATTTTCCAGACAGAACATGAGCAGAGTCTTTGGTCCTTAAATCTGTTGTTTCTTAAAATTTTAACCACCATAGGTTTAACTGTGTTGTACAATTCAATTCAAGTGTCAAAGCCACACCATGACATATCCAGCCATCCCAGTGCCGTACATGGGCCGTGTCTATGTTTTAGATGTTATGCCATGGCACACCTGAGCCAGGCAAGCCATGGAAGGTTCTCTATGCTGTACAACATAGCATTGCTATTGCTCTATGGCTCATGCTGTCAAATGCATGTTACCTTATTCAAGTCATATGGTGCCACCTGGGAGGTGGCATATAACACTTGAATGAGTGCTTCAATATTAGTAAACTTTTACAGCTATTAGCAGGCAACAATTCTCACATGGTGTGCCACTTGATGCGACATTGCATTCACAAAATGATTACATTATCTAAAACGATTAAAACACTTCCAACAAGCATATGAGACTTGGGGCAAGAAATGACATGCTGTGGCAAGGCTTTCTGCTTGTGCTGTGTAATTGTGAAACATTCGTGCTTTGACACATGAAGGCTCTTGACTCCTTGAGTTGTGCTGTCCTACAGCAAAACATCAAAACAGAAGTTTTGAAAAACAACTGAAAAGAAGAATAAGAGACTCCAATAATGATGGTGAAGGAATAATGGCACACCATTTGTTACCGTAGTTGTATTGTCACAGATGATGAATTACCCCTTTGGACAAATCAAACTTATCTAGTTTTTAGTTAGGGTTTGGTACTGTATAAATTAAAATTACTTTAATGTAGATAAGGCgtgtttcaacattgaagtcTTGGCATCAATCCCAGCTTACCTATCAATATACATACATGTGTATGAGCGTTGGTGCATGCATGTAAAGTGCCCTACTGTTCAAATTAGCTAGACAGCTATGCCTATACAGTAAAGGGAAAGACAAAATTATAGTTTCCCTTGTTAACAAGAGATTTCGATATGCTATTCATGTGTGTACTAGCATCTGCCATCTTAAGAATATGCATGATATTCTTTAGAGTTGATCTTTTGCACTTGTTTCAGGGATTCAATGGCTTCACTCCAGGGTTGAAATTAATGGTTATGAAGAATACAGTGGAGTTGAATACCGATCCACTGGATGCACCGAGGAGTATACGGTGATTGGGCAAGTTACTGAACACAGTCTCTTAATCACTGTTAGATTAAAATAGTTTGGGCTTGGCTATATGCATTATCTATGCAAGTGATATGTGCATAGGAAAATATCCAAGCTTCGGCCTTGGTCATTTCACTGGAAATTTAGCTTTTTTGCAGTCATGAAGTCCAATATAATATGATTTTTTCGCTTATTGCATGTTTATTCTTCAATATAGGTTGTTGTATATGAATGGATATGCTTTCATTTTTTTGCATGTTATTTAAGAAATGTTAAAACATGGCCATGGTTTTATTCACTGGCACTGTTCTTCATTCTGATTTTTTGTAATGCTGTAAAATTTCCTGAATCTACAGGCGGAATCTTGAGCAATCAGGAGAGGAGTCTCTTACCTTAGAAGGAGATATTGGTGGCGGATTAGTATTTCAGCGCCAGATATCTATTCCAAGAGAGAATCCCAAGGTTCTCTGGATCGATTCTGGCATTATAGCTCGCAATGTTGTTGCTGGTTCAGGTGGATTTTCAAGGTTCGTAAGAAATAGCCTGATCAATCATTAGAATAGAGTGGTAATGTATCAAGAAAAAATCATTGACTGCAACCTATATAACATGGATATTTTTTCTGAATCCATTGTTGAGGGAATCAAAATTTTTTCATTAGGTATGTCACAATTTGTAGAAgggcatttttatcattttcttgCAGGATTTTCGCTCACATCTTGTGGACTTTTTGTGCCCAACTGAAGCCAGGGAATATGAGCCATGTGATTCATGGGGCATTTTTGGGAAAACTGTTACATATCTTGGTGCAACCAAAAGTGTGGGACAAAAATGGTGATCTAATCACACATGCACGTGCACACATATTATTTTGGCCATATATTTGAGACCAAATTGCGTTCGTTCTCTGCAAGACATTACTTCTGGTTGCCGTTTGGTGATAAACAATGTTGCAAAGTTTAAGGTGATTATTTTTCAGACATGTTGAACTCTTATGAATGTGTAGGGAAAcaatcttcaatcgtcatttttgaCAGAGGCAttcttgtttttttcccttcttacAATAGCTGCTTATTACTTATCTTTTTTGCTGAAGGTTGGTTTGTTTGCGGGTGCACCCGACGTTCGATCTTTTGCACCCGATGGAAGTTTTTGTTGCATTCGTTTCAATCAATGGGGCTAAGCATGAGATTTGGCCTGAATCATGCGAGCTATATTTTGAGGAGGATCTCCGGCCTAATGGTAATTTCTTTCAGCTTGTCAGCAATACCATCTCTACGAGGAAATCACACACatctacacacacacatgtacacacacacacacacacacgctgtagtgggatttcaccgcctatgggtactcaaacccctGACCTGGTGTTCAAACTCAGTTTGGCTTGTTGGAGCGAGCATGAGTTGCGGACTCATCCGAGTTGACTTGGACTTGCTCGACTCCAATCTGTTTGATACCACAAGTCACCCCCCTAAATATGCCCAACTCCCCGAGTCCCAACTTGACTCATGACCGGATGAGTCAGTCCCAGTCACCGGGTCTTCAATCTATGCAAGTTCATGAAAACCTAACTCTGATTTTATAGATAATCTGGGAGAGTCAGATGATCTTGCTCTGCTAAGTTTTAATCAATTTTCAGCCAAAACTTGGTACTTGAAATTTTAACGTTGCTTCAGGAGAGGAATTATGACCCCTGACCTAAGGATTTGCAAAAGAACATAAAAGACTCTGCAGGAGTACCAAGGAccatgcacacgcacacacacacaattaaATATATTCCCATCTCCTATAGGGAATTCGTTTTGTACAAGtgcccatggttcggtgatccatAATACTGGTCTGTTGGTCCCATTATTGATGGTCTTTCCGTTGATGGAGTAATGTGGAGCTAAAATATCGAGGTTTGAAGTACCGTCCAAAACCGGTGCATATTGCTCCATACATGCCACTGTCGTCCATGAATGATACAGCTGTATTTGCCCAAAACAGCTTGATACGGGGCGTTATGTGGCAATACACCACACTGGTGGCGAACGATTTGATACCCGAAAAACTGATTTTCAACCTTGATAAATATCAATACAATGTCCATTTATCGTGTTGAAAATGGTTTTACTATTGTAAATTCTGTAAAAATCTGGTTTCAAttggattttctttcttttcctctgcAGGGGAATGGATGCTGGTTGACAAGTGTGCAGGCTTGAGTTTGGTTAATCGCTTCAACATTGATGATGTTGAGAAGTGCATGATCCACTGGGGGATAGGAACGGTTAACATGGAGCTGTTTTCCAAAGTGCGGCCCGTTTCAATAGAGACTCCCCTGACACTGTCTCATGGATATGAGGTGAGGCCAATCTCATAGAGTCATGGTTTTGGAGATGTTCACTCTCTCGGAAATAAAAGTGACTGCTCAGGGCTGTAGCTTAATGGTTGATGGGGCATTTGTTGCTGGAAAAGTTCACGCCCGGCCTGAAAAGTAAATGTTGAAATTCTTGGCTATAAAGGTAAGggcatgtttagggtttaatgCATTTTTCTCCGATTGATGTCAAGCTCCAGTGAATGGTTCATATCCCACACACATGGCACACATTCACACATGGAATAGGTAGGTCTGGCAATGGGTCGGGATTGGTGCAGGTTGGGGTCAGCCTAAGCCCGACCCTAAACCAATTTGATAAATGGATCAAGATATCTGGCCTAACCTGACCTGTGTAATAACTTTAGAGCCCAAACATGACCTGACTTGACCCATTTTTTGCAGTTGGGTCGGGCTCAACCAACCTGCCTAACTTGACCCATATGCTAACTTTATTCTTTTATATTAGGCTGATTCAGCGCCAATTAGGAATGATCCTGTATTAGTAGAAGgccctaaaagggcaaggggaaggcccaaaaggatgtgggtagaGGTTGTAAATAAAGACTTGATAACCTAGGAATTAGGATATAACTAAATTTATGGCCCTCAAGAGGGGAATGGTGGAAAATGTTTCATGTTGCCGAtcccaattagttaggataaggcgTAGATGACAACAATGATGATATTAGGCTTCTGTTTTTGGAGTTTTCATGCTTATGGAGTTCATTGTTACATGCTAATGAGAttgagttttgtttttttttttttttttttttttgggggggggtgcATTTGGATCGTTCCCCATCCGTTCTCGTGgtgctaacctttgatgtggatagtcTATCATGGGCCCCATCTTTGCTGTGTatcatccattgtgtggggcctgccttggatATGGGTCAGTGTCATTAGgtccgacctttgatgtggaccatccatcatgtggggacctaccattattaattgcccatcttgatgtggtccaccatgtgggccccaccttcaatgtgggttggccatcatggtgggctcacattggttgtgggccattcatcatttggggttgacctttgatgtggaccgtccatcatgtcgggccacctcaatatgggccataatcatgtgagcccacctttgatgtagactgtTCATCATGTGATGGGcctttgaagtgggtcgtccatcataccaGGCCACTTTGGATTGGGCTATTTATCATTATGGGCAGACCTTTGAtgtgaccatccattatgtgagcctACATTAACAtgggggtcatccatcatgtgggtcccacctttgatgtggactttcCATTGTGAGGCATTGTGTGAacctcaccttcaatgtggacaataCATGTGGGGCCTTATTTGATATGGACCGTGAGAGACCCTCATTTGACATGAATCATATGAGAGCATATGAGAGCATGGTTAGATATGGACCATGAGAGAGAAAGTAGAAAAACAGTAAGTTGAAaagctatttaaaaaaaaatattaagtaGCTTAATGACTTGACACAAGCAGAAGGTAactatccaaacacgcccttaatgaCACATGTATATTTCATCCACACACTCGCAGAAGAGCAAACCCATGTTTTTATTAGGATGCTTTTGTTTCATTTCATGGGTCGTTTCGGGTTATGTGGCCGGGCACATTCATTCAATACATGGGTGGTCAGGTTGGGGTGCCTTAAATCCGAGCCCAACCCATTAATCTGAACTctgttgctttttctttttttttttgggagtgaATTATGTGTCACCGGGTAACACCCACCTTACtgaatttgttgtatatccacatcgtatatctgtttttccatctcattttattacgcaatcccaaaccttaagaagatctaaatctcaggtggaccacaccactggaaacagtagtGAATATTAAAAACCTTGTatcacaaaaagttttggatcaatctgatctttgtattttccctttatctaggtctaGTTGACCTtttcaagaggttggatggaaaataaccattACGAAAGCCTTACAAttgccccaggaagtttttaatgatggagtgttcaatcaccactgtttcctgtgatgtggccacctgagatttggatctgcttaattttttgtacaaaattccaaaatgggctggaaaaaacgaatggacggtgtggatatatgcaggaaacacctaatctgctcccacttTTTTTGGATTGGCCTGAACCCAGCTTAGAATCTGGTCAGGGCAATTGACCCTTGGGTCGACCTGACCCATTAGCACCCCTAGCAGGAGGTGGTCAATCATCACCtctccataataataataataataatattattattattattatttttttaactacGGCAAGCAGGCAGCTTTTACGGCAAATGCATGCTACTCATTGTTGCGTGTTTGAGTGTAGCCCGAAAATCAAGCTCGTgaagtcatcaggtgggccaaggtGAGCGCCCATGGCTACGTGGTCAACtgtcctctgtgtgtgtgtgtgtgtgtataaaaaatGGACAATTTGGTAAGTTGGCTTATGGAATGGATTGACTCTACTGAAATAGCACAGAACCATCGAGCATCGACCTTAATGAAGCCTATATATCCAGAGAGTA
Coding sequences within:
- the LOC131233753 gene encoding uncharacterized protein LOC131233753, which codes for MESTTSALAHLHRSPPLISRVLRSPLNLQKKLSSFKHSILFPSYQLRFFRRERYRKILNIERLGAKMAEYGGEVTAEATSVNMVFEPILEEGVFRFDCSGNDRDAAYPSLSFVDRKVRDTAIAIHKVPEYVPTFERLHGQQIVCIELPTGTSLYGTGEVSGQLERTGKRIFTWNTDNWGYGSGTTSLYQSHPWVLAVLPNGEAYGVLADTTRHCEVDLLKESTIKFKSAAAYPVITFGPFASPTAVLVSLSHAIGSVFMPPKWSLGYHQCRWSYDSDARVLKVARTFRQKGIPCDVIWMDIDYMDGFRCFTFDKERFSDPKSLVNDLHINGFKAIWMLDPGIKRENGYFVYDTGSESDVWIKTSDGKPFVGDVWPGPCVFPDFTQEKTRLWWAKLVKDFVSNGVDGIWNDMNEPAVFKTTTKTMPTSNIHNGDTEVGGCQNHSYYHNVYGMLMARSTFEGMKMAAGKKRPFVLTRAGFIGSQRYAATWTGDNLSNWEHLHMSISMVLQLGPSGQPLSGPDIGGFAGNASPKLFGRWMAVGAMFPFCRGHSETGTIDHEPWSFGEECEEVCRLALLRRYRLIPHIYTLFYMAHTKGTPVAAPTFFADPKDPGLRRVENSFLLGPLLVCASTVCDKGSYQLQHKLPGGIWLHFDFGDTHPDLPTLYLRGGSIIPVGPPIQHVGGANATDDLSLFVALDEYGKGEGVLFEDEGDGYEFNQGGYLLTYYVAEVQSSVVTVKVSKTEGSWKRPTRGLHVHLLIGGGAKLVASGTDGEELKIKMPSEAEVSNLVTTNENQYITLLDYMCGIPDIEELPGQKGVELSKTPVELKNGDWFLKVVPWIGGRMISMMHLPSGIQWLHSRVEINGYEEYSGVEYRSTGCTEEYTVIGRNLEQSGEESLTLEGDIGGGLVFQRQISIPRENPKVLWIDSGIIARNVVAGSGGFSRLVCLRVHPTFDLLHPMEVFVAFVSINGAKHEIWPESCELYFEEDLRPNGEWMLVDKCAGLSLVNRFNIDDVEKCMIHWGIGTVNMELFSKVRPVSIETPLTLSHGYEVRPIS